Part of the Amblyraja radiata isolate CabotCenter1 chromosome 9, sAmbRad1.1.pri, whole genome shotgun sequence genome, ccccgccacgggtaccatgtaatcccgtgctacctgttccatggtcggatagtcggcgactaaaccgtctcccccaactGGTTTGCCAGGTAAGGAGGGGGCTGTgatcccccagcaggaccaaaaagaagacgtcaaagggcggatgagctccgagcgagccaacggccatccacacttctgtagaagttgcgatcactgtaagGTACCTTGCCagttgatgttttcaatgatgatgatgacattTTAAAAGTGCTGCTTTTACATTGTACATAAACCTCTTGAAAAAAATGATATCTATACATGGCTTGTATAAATGTATCCTTCCATTCAAGGACAACCATGATGCCCTCTTTAGTAAACATGCTTTTCCCCctcctgtcatagatggatctccTCCGTCCCATACCTCTGCTCTTGCTACCCGCCCAACACAAGACAGATGGAGTTCCCCTGGTCTTTGCCATTCATGTCATCACTCTCCACATCATCCTCCGATATTTCTAGCACTtcgaacgtgatcccaccactattcacatcttcccatctccacccatttccacCTTCTGCAAAGCCCACTCCCTCTGCcactcccacccaaaccactccctctccGGGTACTTTTCCTTGCAACACTAGCTGTACAATTCGTATCTTATCAATCCTCTAGCTTCACGATtcgcaactttagtttagtttagagatacagctcagaaacaggcacggagtctgcaccaaccagtgctcCCTGTATACTAGCAatgtcctatacactagggacaattttgtaattttactggggccaattaacctacaaacctctacgtttttggaatgtgaaaggaaactgaagcacctggggaaaaccaaaGTGGGTGTGGagacaacgtacaaactgcagacagacagcacccatagtcaggatttaaccccggtctcttgcgctgtaaggcagcaactctatcgctgctctACTGTGGCGCCCCAACCTTCTAATCCCTTTGTCACACACTTGTGTATTTCTCTCTGGCCTTTGACCAACTATCTGCCGATCAAATACCACCCCATACCCCACATTCCCCAACCCAGCACGCACGTGCTCACCTGTGATTTGTCATGCCCCGCCACTCTTCTAGctttctgtccccccccccccccccactcttctagctttctgtcccctgttccccccccccccccactcttctagctttcttcccccccccccccccccccccattcagccCGGAATGTCACCTACTCGTGTTCTCCGGGGATAATgccagttattccagcattttgtgtttttttcgtCTGTAACAAGATGATCTTTCCTTTGTAAAAAGATGTTTCTACCAAACATCTGTACCAGTTGGCAGTTCCTAGCCCATGAGAACTCAAATGATGGGATTGAGAACCAAGTCAAGGGATCCAGAGCACACAGAAGCCCTTCATAAATGACAGAAAGATAGCATCACCTCACACAAaacccatccaccccccccccccccccccccaggcatcACCTGCCCCATCTTTAAGGGGTGTCTGTAATTCACATACTGCTCCTGATCACCTCAAGCAGGATGTGAGCAATTCATCCTCAGATCCAATGAATTGCCCAATAATTTCTGCACAATTCTAAAAAATATGCGCACTGGATATCGACTCAGATGAGCATCGCTCCATCCTAAAATCATTGAAAAGAGGGATTCCATGGAGAATCAGACATACCTCCCGTTTGTGAACGGTGATCAGACTAATAATGTTTTAGGTGGAGATATAGGTCTTTATCCTTTGACTGAATCTCCCCCCTTACTGGTTCTTTAGAGTACTTCCAACATGTTCTTTTTTGTTGTAGATACAAATAGGCCTCTCTTATTGACGAGTCATTGGTTTATTGATTAAAAATCTCAGGCACGTTAAAACATCCCCTAGTCTCTATACCAGATTTAACCCTGATTAGGGACACATCTTATCAGTGAACTGACCCGTGGGACAGGTGACAAATAGAATCTAACCAAGAGCTGCACGCCATACTTGAATATGACCCATTAATATTGATAAAAACATTCATGTATTTTGTTCTGACCCAAACCGTTTAAACCACAACATCCACAAGTCTTAAATTTACTGCCATCTCAAACATTCAAAGTATTTGACAACCCTCCTATCACAGCACAACATGGCTGCAGTGTGCTCCAACTACAAATGGCCCAGGCTTTGCCAACAGCACGTCTCAAACCTGCGACTTCTATCACTTCAGCGGATGGAAACCCCTTCCCAGATGTTGCTTTCTAATTCCTCACTATTTTGATTTGGAAATATAATTGCTGTTCCCTCACTTCCATTTAGTCCAAATCTTGAACTACCTAACAGATGGTTCAGGGACAGCACATGTGCGGCTTCCAATGATGGACCAACATCACAATGATATCAATGACAATTATGGATGAGTGAAAAATTCAGACACACACCTTgtaaattaatctaaattaatTCTTCTACTCTGCTGATCACTAAAAAAAAGATCCAACTATGCAACCTCATGCCGagaataatttttattttttcgctgcacacaagaagggtctcgacctgaaacgtcgcctattcctttgctccatagatgctgcctcacccgctgaggttctccagcatttttgtctaccttcaactaaACACAAAATGTCTCTTACCATCGTGTCCCTTCGACTTGCACTCGTTTGCTCTTGGTCTTCAATCATTTTATCAGCTGAAACTGTGAGAGTGTGCAAATTGAAATCGGATGTACGGTACACAGAATACAAGATtgaagcaggagtaaacatttcaaACTGGCAGGAAATCTCACCTTGGATACCTTCAGTTCCTGCTTTAGTTGCTGCTGGGCAACTTCCAATAActggttttggtcccttaattctgCTTCGACCACTTTCGGGGCCACATTCCTGAAGAAAATCGTATGAGCAACACAGCGTTTTTTTCGCGAGGAGTTTAATGAGGAAGTAAGACCAAAGATTTATGTTCATCTTGCAACGATCATGATTCATCATGTTGACAGTTGTAAACAAATTAATTTGTTTAATAATGCCCATTTCCTTATCTTCCTCTTTCAGCTACTTTATTAAACAATTAAGAAATCATACTTGAAGGTCCAAGCCATTTGTGCAAAACAAAATCTGAGACAGTAATAGAAAAAGTGATGTATATCTGCAGTTTGAACAcagtgagaaaaatatttttcacatagagagtggtgaatctctggaactctctgccacagagggtagttgaggccagttcattggctatatttaagagggagttagatgtggcccttgtggctaaagggatcagggggtatggagagaaggcaggtacgggatactgagttggatgatcagccatgatcatattgaatggcggtgcaggctccaagggccgaatggcctactcctgcacctatcttctatgtatctatgtatctatgtgcctAGTTAATTGAGTTAGTGATACAGTACTGAAACCAGCCCTTTAAGGCAACACGAACACAATGTCTATCTGAACTAGTCCCATCAATACATGTGGCAACAATAATAATCTTTAAtccatttctatccatgtacctgcccaaataccttttaaattgtaattgtacccatctGAGGGAAGAAAATTCCATGAGCGATAGAAAAAAAGTTGGAATAAAGGGATTTGATTTTATTTCTAATCCAGTTGGGGACCCAGGAAATTCCCAGACCAAAAAGCACCTCCAAAAAGTCATACATACAAAACTAAACCCGCCAATTCTATAGCTTTTACATATATACCACGGTAAAATCCAGCAAATGGAGCATACTGTTCAAAGTAATCCAGTCAAAAACTCACTTCTTCATGTCAGCACGAGTCATCCTTGATGACGGGGGAattttctttctttaaaaaaacacaaagacaGGCACTTAACGAAACCTACACAGCTCACATCACCAATGTGATTTATTTTTGCGTTCCTGCACGTCCAACTGAGCTTAGTTGGCTGCAATGACTTTCACAAGATGGATTGTTCAGCAAGCACAATCAGACCTCAGGTAGCAGATCCCAAGgtccaacattgaattctccaattttagtaaCTACCAACACCCCTACCTCCTTCTTCCTCCATTCTTtgcctttctccccctcccctcccctgtcccATCTAGACTCACACCTCTTTTTCTCCACCCCTTCtatttccacctacattccttcctctagcatcATAATTTGTGACTCTTTTCAGCTAGTTAACTCACAAATTAGGAATTAATTAATCCTTCTGCTTCACTCATTCTGTCTTTTCCTCTGtggcctttgcccaaccatctgcctaccaaAAATCCCCCTATCTGCATCCACCTGTTACTTGCCAGGCTTAGTCCTGTCTCTCCTTACTTCAAacgttccttcccccccccccatcccaatcaGTTTGAAGGATCACAACCTGAAACGCTACCTATGTTatgccagtgatgttgcctgacctgctgtgtcacTGAccatccaacattttgtgccttttaTTTTAATGCAGTGATGTTTTCTGCTACATAGACCTTCGCTGGCATAAAGCTGCAGGTTGAGAGGAGCTTGCAGCTTACCTCTAGCCTTAACCCTAGACCTACGTCACAGTGCACAAGAGTCAGGGATAAGCAGTTCTCTCTATCGAAATGCCAAATGAAAAGTACCATTTACTCCAACTAATTACTCATTGCACGAAGAGTATGATTTATTTCAATCTCAAGTTCAAAAATGACACAACATTTTGATGTCCTTCAAGTGATCACAACTTGATGAAACCATAATTATACTGTATTAAGCAGTATAGCCAATGTGAAAAGGCAATATGGGATTTATATAAATTCACGTCCATATAAAAATTATAGCAAGCATCCATCCACTTTGCCCCAAAGCTATATCTTAGTAGAATTGTTTCACCCAATATTCTTCAGATTTTTCCTTTCTGGACATAATTAGCTAATAGCAAGTTGACTTTGGACAGTGCCTTTAAAAACATCTATAGTTGAAAGTGCCTTACTTGGATGGATAGTGTATTCAGACTTGCAATTCTCATTGCTGACTCAAATGACagggtaatccttaccttttattTAATGCCACATTCTGCTGTTTAGACGTTGCCTCGAAAGTGATTGCACTTGAGGTTTTACGTGAAAAGTTGAATCTTCGAGGTAAATCTTTCTTCGATTCACTTGGAATCACATGGAAGCGTTTTGCTGAAGGCTGTAAATGATCACTTTCTAGGATAGAGATAAGGCAAGGCGAATTAtgttattattaatatatatacaAACTATCCAGTACACCCtgacaaaacaaattaaaatgttgTCCAATACACAAACTGTACCCAAATCACATTAAAGCCACGTTCTCACCTACTCCACATGTCATCCatctccacctcaccccccctcccctccacgtcAGTGtcgtgcagcacggaaacaaccacaaacagcaatgggccccgcactgatccccgaggcacaccaccACTTGCCACCGATTTCTAGTCTGATACACAACCTGCCACATTCACCCTCGGCTTCCTTCCACAAAgtgaattctctatccagtcggtTGACtctctggatcccatgcgatctagttTTCCAGAGCCGCCTATCTTGCGGAacgttgtcaaatgccttgctaagtCCAGGTAGACAACATCTATGGCTTTGCCTCATCAATGCTTTTGGTTAATTTttcacaccaaaaaaaaaaaaggtttgtaAGATACCATCTCTCAAATACAAAATCATGTTGTCTATCTCGAATCAGCCCCGTCTATCTAAATGCATACCCCTCAGATAAGAGGATAAGCTTCAGTGGTCACTGGATCAGAAAAATGAAACGTTAGAGGATTTGGGCAGCAACTGGGAGAATGGGAGGGAAGGAATTGTTTTCATTTTTGGTTAATGATCTGCATTAGGACAGAGTGAAGATAGCCAGTAGAAAAAGGAGAGGCCAGCACATGATTGGTGGACTGAAGAGAGGTGAGATGGAGGCAAACAGAGACAGCCAGGGGACAAGTGGAGTTGGGAGTTTTACACTGGTCAATGATGGATGGAAGGAGATGTGAAAAACAAAAGGGCAGATGGAACAAGGCAGAGGCACAAGAGGGTGAAAGAGGTGATAGCTGCTGGAGGGTGATGTCAGGAATTTGGGAAACTATTTGGGGAGAGATGAAGGGCAGATAGAATTTGAAGGGTGAGGGGAACCAGTGATAGATATGTGTGGGCAGGAGATGGACAGAACCACGGGGGTGAGGGAGGCAAAAATTGAAGAACCAGGGATGGATCAGAAGAGGAGACAGAAAATAAATTGGCAATTGCAGATAGGGCAGAAATAGCATTGTCTAGGTAGATGAAGGAGTCAATGGATGTACAATAAatatcagtgtttaagaaggaactgcagattctggaaaagcgaaggtggacaaaaatgctggagtgcatttcaccactaactcccATGCGACACACAAATACACCTGTGCCATTTCCGACACCTACCTACCGTTTCTGGACCTCACTATCGCCATcacaggtgacagactactgaccgacatctactataaacccattgactcccatggctatctggactacacttcttcccaccctgcttcctgtaaggactccatcccctactcccaattcctcccacTACGCCGCAtccgcacccaggatgaggtgttccaaacgagGGCATCggtgatgtcctcattctttagggaatgggggttcccctcttctactatagatgaggctctcaccacctccaatgggatcccaccactgaccacatcttcccatcccctttCGGCttgccgcagagactgctccctccgtaactccctggtcagttcgcttcccaccccctctcctggtactttcccttgcaactgcaggaaatgctacactagtagctttacctccccccttgactccaactaaggacctaagcagtctttccaggtgcggcagaggttcacctgcacctcctccaacctcatctattgcatccgctgtgtcagctgctctacatcggtgagaccaagcgtagacttggcgatcgcttcgcccaacacctctgctcggttcgcaataaacaaacttatctcccggtggctcagcatttcaacaccccctcccattccgaatccaacctttctgtcctgggcctcctccatggccagagtgaggtccaccgtaaattggaggagcagcacctcatattttgcttgggtagtttacaccccagcggtatgcttgggtagtttacaccccaccccagctgcctcacccgctgagtttctccagcatttttgtcttccgagATGCAGAGAGAGATCCAGAAAAGGGAGAGATGTGCAAAAAATGGCCGAAATGAATTTGAAAGCATGGTGGCAAAGGTGATAAAAATCAATATTTCGCATGGGTGCAGATAGCAGCACTAATGCAAGTGTCAATCTAACAGAGAAAGAGTAGTACCGGAGGTTTAAAACAAGAACTGTTCCACATATCCAATGGAAAGACAAGTATAGCCTCGACCATGCACCTGCCTATAGTTACCACTTCTACTTGTAGGAAGCAAGCATACCCCAAAATTGTTATAGATTCCTGATTCCCTGACGCTGTGTTCAAATTTTTCTGTAGGTCATCTGTCTTACTATCAAACCTGCTATGACATCTTGGTCTAGCATTTGGAATTCCCTGTCTAAATGACTGCAGCTGAGACATCACCTAATCAAGCTTTCAGCCACAGTTAGCTCCTTAGCAAAATCACTGCGACTGTTGTTTTTGAGTCATACCTTCTGTAATTATGCTTCTAATTTGAAGAAACCATATAAATGCAAGACACCATATATAGTGATGCAATAATATGTACTTCAGAACACTTTTTTAAGTGTTGTTTACAAAATGCAGTGTAATGATACTCGGTGAACTTTGTTGGTGCCACAAATGTGGCAAAACATGTGTACTGCttcggtgaggtctgctgtatgattttactgggttgtatgcaaaacaaagcatttcactgtatatatgtacgtgacaataaagtatcattgaaataGAAGTGCCACAGATGAGAGGAATTCCTTGAGACAGAAAGGATTGAAGTTAACCGATTCCTGGATGGAACTGGACTTTACATATCAAAAAGTGCATTGATGCAACAAACCATGTTATATTTGCCATTTATATTATGAATTCTGCACTTGCAATCAGTTTACCTGTTTTCAGCCCATTGGCAGATGAAACCTCTGATGGAGCGATGGCAGCATGTGTGTTTCTTGTCCGGTAAACAGGTAATTTAGATCTCTTCATTTTTCCAACAGTTAGACTGCTGTGAATTTGCCTGCAAAATCAGGCGTATTACTCGTCTTTAGTAACGCCTAGTTGACACTGGGAGCTTAAAAAAACATTATATTGCAAACTAATAATATGCTTATTTTACAATGAATTATATTAAATACATGGAACACTTCAGCACAGGAACAACCCCTTTGGCCACCTCGCCCGTGCCAACCATGACACCATTTTGAATTGCACATCTGCCAGCATGTGGctgtgtctctccattccctgcctttTGAAATGCTTGTCTAAATGCTCCTTAAACTTTGCTATCATAAATTCAAATTGAGAAACTGCAGGtctgaagtaaaaacagaaaataccaaaaacactcagcaggttgagcagcatcgAAAGAAAGGCAAACAATTAACTTTGTAGGTCAAAGTCCCTTCACCAGTCCCATTCTGGCAGAGGATCTTTGACCTGCAAAATGTACTTTGTTGTCTTTCTACAAATGTTTCCTAACCTACTgagtttccaccattttctgtttgaaATATCACAATGAAATCATAACATCTCTTGCAAGTGACACATTTATGTACAGTAAATCCTCCTTATAATGAACTGTGGGGGTGGGTCCAATATTGCCAATTATCCACTATAAccattatcattgtatgtagttgaaacaaagaactgcagatgaagttGATACTGCAGTTATTacacaaacagacacaaagtgctggaggaactcagcaggtgagacaacatcgctggagaacatggataggtgactttggaGCCTTCTTCAGGtggattcagtctgctgagttacccctgcactttgtactgtttcaccttaaaactaggcgtCGGAGCTGCTGGActgcaccagtgagcccttcttcatcagatgctgcacgatcaggTTGAGGCAGCTGTccttcaaaactagtcttaaaacccttttctattccttggctttcgaccctgcatgagaccttgctcctgttttagtgtttctattgttttcccagtcttttaatgtttttattgttttgttttatgtttatgattagtcatgtacagcactttgttgcaacagtggttgtttttaaagtgctctataaataaagttcagttcagtatgGTCACAATGGGGCTCCCTCTCTtctcaccagctgctgcttcTCCCAGTCGGTTGCCACTTTGTCCGCTCCctgcttccaaggtggagtaggTGGGTGACTCCAGGGGAGGAAGAGGATGAAGCGGCGGTGGAGGTCGAGTGTACAGAGGAACGGGagaaggatggggggagaggaggaggaggcagagTGAACAAAACGATGGGAAAAGGAGGAGTTAGCAGTtgagatcaaagatcctatagcggatctttggttgagatggggggggggcgagagggagaagaggagagccTGAAAGGACAAAGCAATGGCCAACAGAAAGGAGCAGCagttggtgagaggggagggaaccCCAGTGACCGAACACATCGTGTCAATGGCAGCGGCCTACAGAAAGTGATGTCCCCAGGGGCTCCAATGTGGGCCACAACAGCCGCTGCCTCAAATGGACCGTGCGGTCGTTGCAGatgggctcgctggtgcaccttgctaGCCAGGGGTTGGCATTGCAAAAGCTGGAAAGGCGGTGTGATTCAGGTTGGCGTCAGCAGGTCcgtctgctataaccaaaatccattataaaagggtgcgttaaaacaagggtttactgtatttataAACATCCCACATCGACAATGCTATACAACACCAATagtttgctggaggaactcaaccagTCGAGCAATAGCGAAAGCAGAAAAAATTGTCAACATTACAGTTCGAAATTCTGATTCAGgtttgactcaaaatgtcaacgATTCCTTTCCCAATCACAGATACAGAGTTCCTCCAAcatactgttcaagaaggaactgcagatgctggaaaatcgaaggtacacaaacatgctggagaaactcagcgggtgcagcagcatctatggagcgaaggaaataggcaacgtttcgggccgaaacccttcttcagactatgaagaagacctcctccaACATACTGTTTGttgctccatattccagcatTGTCAGTCTTGTGTCTCTACTACACAACGACATACAGAAGGAAGAGGAAAGACAGGAGTGCAGACATAAATATAAATTGAATTAAAACAGAGGTGCACTAATTTTCTCTTTCACGCTGAATTAAGCACACCTTCTGTGCCATCTCAATTTAGATCTACGGATCCCGACATTTTCTCAACGGTTTAGTCGAATATTGGAAAGATGATAACTCTATCAAAAATACAAACGTTACACCCGTTGAAAACACTTCCTTGTGCCCTTTCAAAAGTACTCTGGAAATCATTATCTTTGCAAAAATATGAATAAATATTCTGAATTTTGGAGAACGCAGTTTTATAACAAGAATATGTCACCTTTCGGGGTAAAGCAGACAGCTTAGCTGGCAAACCTACTTGACTTCTTATCCACAAGCCCATTAACGCCCCTACCAGGAGCCGTGCGGCCAACACCAGGGACCAAACCTTCCACCCATGTTAACGACCctccttgaggagcagccccttaaaACCCCGCTGTCGCCACCACCTTCCCCGCAAACAGCTCTCCAGCTGCCCCTGCACCACCACCTTCCCCGCAAACAGATCTCCAGACCACCACTACTTGCCTTCAATACCCCTCtggaaaccaaagatactagaggagctccgctATCGGATCTTTGCTGGAAATTGCCGCCTCACGATTCAAGCACAGACCCGCCCTCGCCGCCACCTCACTTCCCCTTAGAGCTCTGTAATGAATCCTCCTTCAAAAATCCTTACCCGATCCGAGatactttccccttttaattatggagggcggagggggaggggaagggaagggggggggagaagaaattgTCACAACTTTTAATTATTCCCAGTTTGACAGACGGCGGGAACCACGGTCGGCGCAGGCGCAGGCAGCCGGCTGCCGTCAATCAACCAATTGCGCATGTGCAGGAGGCCGGCGATATCCCGAATACGCATGTGCAAGGTGCCGGCCGACGGCGGTGAGTCTCATCGCGCATGCGTGACCAACGGAAAGGCGGTTGAATTTAAATCCTGGCCGTGAAGAAACGCGGGTCGCTGGCGGGCGGGCGGCgccgctgctgttgttgttgttgggcGGTCCGGCGTTAAGGTAATGACAGCAACGCAGTTCAATGCGACGTCTGTGTATTAGTCGGGTGCGGTGTGGGATGCTGGGTGTGGGCGACACTCAATGCCGCGTTTTATCTTAAAAACAATTCACGAATTGTTGGGCTTAGGCCTTGTgaggtggtctgaagaagggtcttgacccgaaacgtcgcccattccttctctccaaagttcATTGGAGAGAAATGGTTCGTTATATGTCACAACAGATTTAGATCtagttgaacctttgaaccttgaacctttgaacctaggTGGGGTTGACATTCCTGTCATAGATTTCATTGTATCCCACACCTTTTTGGAGTTATTGGCTCTGAAAGCATCTTCTAGATGCAGTCTGTGTGCCAATTTTGATTCCCTCAATCTTATTTTCAGTTCTTTTTCTGTCTGTTTAAATGCTCCAGAATCTTTGTTTTTGAAAGCCACTTTCCTTGTATTTATTACTTTTTTAATGTCCTTATTTATAAATGATTTGTTGTTGGGATGGATTTTAATCTCCTTAGTGGGAACCAACTGTACACGAAAATCAATATAATCGTTTGTAACTGGTTATTTTCATCTAGTGAACCCTCCTGAAAGGTTTCCCAGTCTGTCAATTCAAAACAGGCTTTCAGTTGTTCCCTACGTAaatgcgtttgccttccttactaccgattcggcttgcaaattaacattttgggaatcctgcaccagcactcccaagtcccttagcgcctcagatttctggatttagaaaatagtctgcccttttattcctactaccacacTTTGCTAGGCTATATTCCACTTGccactttgcccactctcccaacctgtccaggtccttctgcagagtccctgctttctctacactacctgcccttccacctatttttgtatcatctgcaaacttggtcacaaagacttcaatcccctcatccaaattattaatgcACAGCGTGAAGAGTAGCATCGacacctgtggaactccactgattaaaggttcaaaggttgatttattgtcacatacacctagatgtagtgaaattccttttgccaatgcagcacataagaaagaatacaaacataacaataataaatagctttaacataaaaacatccccccacaatggttcccattatgggggaaggcacaaagtccagtcccatccccaatgtccacccatagtcgggcctattgaggcctccactgaCAGCCAACTAGAAAACGCCCCCTTTTTTgctactctttgccttctgccatccaaccaacctgctatccatgctggtaTCTGCCTTTTGATGCCACaaactctcatcttccttagcagcctcacatgtggcatcttatcaaaggctttctgaaaatctaggtaaacaacattcaCTGACTCCTTTGCCtgtcaaaaccatgctgaccagccTATTTTATTATGTATTTTAATACTCTGtaacctcatagaaacatagaaacatagaaattaggtgcaggagtaggccattcggcccttcgagcctgcaccgccattcaatatgatcatggctgatcatccaactcagtatcccgtacctgccttctctccataccctctgatccccttagccacaagggccacatctaactccctcttaaatatagccaatgaactggcctcgactaccct contains:
- the LOC116976773 gene encoding uncharacterized protein LOC116976773, with the protein product MKRSKLPVYRTRNTHAAIAPSEVSSANGLKTESDHLQPSAKRFHVIPSESKKDLPRRFNFSRKTSSAITFEATSKQQNVALNKRKKIPPSSRMTRADMKKNVAPKVVEAELRDQNQLLEVAQQQLKQELKVSKAHVENLQRELETWRSNTMETREMFQDLRLKLQNAKEESNKIVGEMDLFDQEMEEWRSTLSQFNHLLDQDVE